The Halomicronema hongdechloris C2206 genome includes a window with the following:
- a CDS encoding saccharopine dehydrogenase family protein — protein sequence MSAASPTSPPTQPRYDLVVFGATGFVGTLLCQYLVHHLGPAESLAWAIAGRSQAKLDDLATRLGPKAKHLPRLVANITDESTLRELCAQTRVVISTVGPYALYGEPLVKVCAETGTDYCDLTGETQWIRRMIQTYEDVTQHSGARIVHCCGFDSIPSDLGVYYLQQQSRHRWGHPCQRVKMRLKAARGGVSGGTAASGINLVKDVAADPALAPTLANPYVLCPAQDQPWDHPPVLTAVHYDGDFQAWSTPFIMAAVNTPIVLRSNALQGYAYGQSFHYDEAILTGSGPFGWLLATSLKVGLDGLALVSTWSPGRWLLEHTVVPAPGQGPSAEAQAQGFYDLRFWGQTAQGQTIRVKVAGDRDPGYGSTAKILGQAGICLAQDVPKSTQAGGFWTPASLFGDALIERLINYAGLTFEVL from the coding sequence ATGTCCGCAGCATCACCAACCTCTCCCCCAACTCAGCCCCGATACGACCTAGTCGTATTCGGCGCAACCGGATTTGTTGGCACCCTGCTATGTCAGTACTTGGTGCATCATCTTGGCCCAGCAGAATCCCTGGCATGGGCAATTGCAGGGCGGTCTCAAGCCAAATTAGATGACCTTGCCACCCGCTTGGGCCCCAAGGCCAAACACTTACCTCGACTAGTCGCAAACATTACCGATGAGTCGACTCTGCGGGAATTATGCGCCCAAACCCGAGTCGTCATCTCCACCGTCGGTCCCTACGCCCTCTACGGTGAACCACTGGTTAAGGTATGCGCCGAGACCGGCACCGACTACTGTGACTTAACCGGTGAAACCCAGTGGATTCGCCGCATGATTCAGACCTACGAGGACGTTACTCAACATTCCGGTGCCCGCATCGTCCACTGTTGTGGCTTCGACTCGATTCCCTCAGATCTGGGCGTCTACTATCTGCAACAGCAGTCCCGCCATCGCTGGGGGCACCCCTGCCAACGAGTCAAAATGCGGCTGAAGGCTGCCCGAGGTGGTGTTTCAGGTGGTACAGCAGCCAGTGGCATCAACCTAGTGAAAGACGTCGCTGCTGACCCAGCCCTGGCCCCCACCCTGGCCAACCCCTATGTCTTGTGTCCAGCCCAAGATCAACCCTGGGATCATCCACCGGTCCTAACGGCTGTTCACTACGATGGTGACTTTCAGGCATGGAGTACGCCCTTTATCATGGCCGCAGTCAATACCCCCATTGTGCTGCGCTCCAATGCCTTGCAGGGCTATGCCTATGGCCAAAGTTTTCACTATGACGAGGCAATTCTAACCGGGTCAGGGCCATTCGGCTGGCTCCTCGCTACTAGCCTTAAGGTGGGTCTAGATGGGTTGGCCCTGGTGTCGACCTGGTCTCCTGGCCGCTGGCTGCTAGAGCACACCGTCGTGCCTGCCCCTGGCCAAGGGCCTAGCGCAGAAGCTCAAGCCCAGGGATTTTATGATCTCCGCTTCTGGGGACAAACTGCCCAGGGCCAGACAATTCGCGTCAAAGTGGCAGGAGATCGCGACCCCGGCTACGGTTCAACTGCAAAGATTCTAGGCCAGGCCGGCATATGTCTGGCTCAAGATGTGCCAAAGTCTACCCAAGCAGGAGGATTTTGGACCCCGGCTTCCCTATTTGGTGACGCATTGATTGAGCGATTAATAAATTATGCTGGCCTCACCTTCGAGGTGCTTTAG
- a CDS encoding AbrB family transcriptional regulator: MAKSESPLTGKALLQKVKELGHLPKRETAKECGYYSTTKDGNIRVNLSGFYDALLEAKGIVLDAEGSKDGRGREASYRVKVHKNGQIVIGAAYTQEMDLRPGDEFQVKLGYKHIHLARLDDDDDTEAA, encoded by the coding sequence ATGGCCAAGAGTGAATCACCCCTCACAGGTAAAGCATTACTGCAAAAGGTCAAAGAGTTAGGCCATCTTCCTAAACGAGAAACTGCTAAGGAGTGTGGCTACTACTCAACGACAAAGGATGGCAACATCCGAGTTAACCTCTCTGGCTTCTATGATGCTCTGCTAGAGGCGAAAGGAATTGTCCTTGATGCTGAGGGCAGCAAGGATGGCCGTGGCAGAGAGGCGTCTTATAGAGTTAAAGTCCATAAGAATGGTCAGATTGTGATTGGAGCAGCCTACACCCAGGAAATGGATCTGCGGCCAGGGGATGAGTTCCAGGTCAAGCTAGGGTACAAGCATATCCACTTAGCACGCCTGGATGACGACGACGATACTGAAGCAGCGTAG